From one Culex quinquefasciatus strain JHB chromosome 3, VPISU_Cqui_1.0_pri_paternal, whole genome shotgun sequence genomic stretch:
- the LOC6052569 gene encoding cysteine and histidine-rich protein 1 homolog, translated as MADSLVETPASSSSHLINLGGGMNQLPVDLQAGSSSGASSSAASLVVAASSSSSSPAPSSSSGGQTSTLLISVATQPQQTHGLNLSEQIMTAGQEQQQQQLNLSLQQPPPQVEVKESKTDRSADRSGEDEPEAKRKKIDKPSTKMIEKLEARLGGILCCAVCLDLPRTAMYQCSMGHLMCAGCFTHLLADGRLRDQNATCPNCRTEINKNNSSRNLAVEKAVSELPSECQYCGNEFPNKSVEYHESNECEERPTDCKFARIGCQWRGPIHEVPTHETNCAHPKKSGAEVMVALHAHDARAAEEKKLFLTLIDLLSYEKIIFNDLQMKPYRTDEYVHRLYYETSRFSAFNHQWVVKAIINKSQRDPHQSCERDINYQLILKSKTSSPLAMHFFVLRGPFSDIKSETQIYKHDFTETETESPFKLLPLPDTAECNRLLAAKAINFRLIMFLASK; from the exons ATGGCAGACAGTTTGGTGGAAACGCCAGCTTCCAGCTCGAGCCATCTGATAAACCTCGGCGGAGGTATGAACCAGCTTCCGGTCGATTTGCAGGCTGGGTCGTCGTCCGGGGCATCCTCTTCGGCGGCCTCGTTGGTGGTCGCAGCGTCGTCTTCGTcctcgtccccagcgccgtcctcCTCATCCGGGGGTCAAACGTCGACATTATTGATTTCCGTGGCCACCCAGCCCCAGCAAACCCACGGGCTCAACCTGAGCGAACAGATTATGACCGCTGGCcaggaacagcagcagcagcagctcaatCTGAGCCTGCAGCAGCCGCCACCGCAGGTCGAggtcaaagagtccaaaacggACCGCTCGGCGGATCGTTCCGGCGAGGACGAACCGGAAGCGAAGCGAAAGAAAATCGATAAACCCTCGACCAAGATGATCGAGAAGCTCGAGGCACGCCTCGGGGGCATCCTGTGCTGTGCCGTTTGCCTGGACCTACCCCGGACCGCGATGTACCAG TGTTCCATGGGTCATCTGATGTGCGCCGGATGCTTCACCCACCTGCTGGCCGACGGCAG ACTGCGCGACCAGAACGCGACCTGCCCGAACTGTCGCACCGAGATCAACAAGAACAACTCGTCGCGCAACTTGGCCGTCGAGAAGGCCGTGTCGGAGCTGCCCAGTGAGTGCCAGTACTGCGGCAATGAGTTCCCGAACAAGTCCGTTGAGTACCACGAGAGCAATGAGTGCGAGGAGCGGCCGACCGACTGCAAGTTTGCCCGCATTGGGTGCCAGTGGCGCGGCCCCATCCACGAGGTCCCCACGCACGAGACCAACTGCGCCCATCCGAAAAAGTCCGGCGCCGAGGTGATGGTCGCTCTGCACGCCCACGATGCCCGCGCCGCCGAGGAGAAGAAGCTTTTCCTCACGTTGATCGATCTCTTGAGTTACGAGAAGATTATCTTCAATG ATCTCCAGATGAAGCCATACCGTACGGACGAGTACGTGCACCGTTTGTACTACGAGACGTCGCGCTTCTCCGCCTTCAACCACCAGTGGGTCGTGAAGGCCATCATCAACAAGAGCCAGCGCGATCCGCACCAGTCGTGCGAGCGGGACATCAACTATCAGTTGATCCTGAAGTCGAAGACGTCGAGCCCGCTGGcgatgcactttttcgtgcTGCGGGGCCCCTTCTCGGACATTAAGAGCGAAACGCAGATCTACAAGCACGACTTTACCGAGACGGAAACGGAGAGCCCGTTCAAGCTGCTGCCGCTGCCGGACACGGCCGAGTGCAACCGGCTGCTGGCGGCCAAGGCGATCAACTTCAG